In Spirochaetota bacterium, the following proteins share a genomic window:
- a CDS encoding pyridoxine 5'-phosphate synthase — protein sequence MERIIRKKKLGVNIDHIATLRQARMGIEPDPVAIIPIAELAGADSITMHLREDRRHIQDRDLYLAKHIVKTSLNLEMSINDEIVKIALDVVPNEVCIVPERREEITTEGGLQIKPIKSRLEDVIVELKKKNIIVSLFVEPDREAIELSKEVGADYIEIHTGKYSNAYGKEQENELEKIRRSAEYACSIGLGVNAGHGLNYKNTYDIASIPEVETLNIGHSIISRSVYVGIRQAVVEMKDIILRAYYDLISVTNR from the coding sequence ATGGAGAGAATAATTAGGAAAAAGAAGTTGGGTGTTAACATAGACCATATAGCAACTTTGCGACAGGCTAGGATGGGTATAGAACCGGATCCTGTGGCAATAATACCGATAGCTGAACTTGCTGGAGCAGATAGTATTACGATGCATTTGAGGGAGGATAGAAGGCATATTCAGGATAGAGACTTGTATCTAGCAAAGCATATTGTAAAAACCTCTCTTAACCTTGAGATGTCAATAAATGATGAAATCGTCAAGATTGCCCTTGATGTCGTTCCAAATGAAGTTTGTATAGTTCCCGAGAGGAGGGAGGAGATAACTACCGAAGGAGGACTTCAGATTAAACCTATAAAATCAAGACTTGAAGATGTTATCGTTGAACTTAAGAAGAAAAATATAATAGTAAGTTTGTTTGTAGAACCTGATAGGGAAGCGATCGAACTGTCAAAGGAGGTTGGTGCTGATTATATTGAAATACATACGGGTAAATATTCAAACGCTTATGGGAAAGAGCAAGAAAATGAACTTGAGAAGATAAGACGGTCTGCAGAGTATGCCTGTAGTATTGGACTTGGTGTCAATGCTGGGCATGGTCTTAATTACAAGAATACTTACGATATAGCAAGTATTCCTGAAGTGGAGACTCTAAACATAGGACATAGCATAATTAGCAGGTCTGTTTATGTTGGTATAAGACAGGCAGTTGTTGAGATGAAGGATATTATATTGAGAGCGTATTACGATTTGATTTCTGTTACAAATCGTTAG
- the argJ gene encoding bifunctional glutamate N-acetyltransferase/amino-acid acetyltransferase ArgJ yields the protein MQKISGGVIAPKGFRAIGVAGGIKLSGRKDISLIISDVSCVAAGVFTTNIFKAAPVIVSQEILEKNPTDIRGIVANSGNANCLTGEKGINDARVMGMIVEEKMGFAKNTVLVASTGIIGKFLPMEVVEYGIAKACDKIKQESSSISAAEGIMTTDTRPKEVAVQYISGLETFKIGAIGKGSGMINPSMATMLCFITTDVKISKELLQSALSETVKDTFNSISVDGDMSTNDTVFILASGLSEFTVNKKDEKYKIFVSYLKEVMNSMALMIVEDGEGITKVIKIEVINARKKQSAENIARKIANSLLVKTMFFGENPNWGRIISAIGSTKENIDPYKLKVVINQKKIYDKGSYIGYPSNDILKERYINLIVDLGIGKETFTLYTNDLSYDYIKINAEYT from the coding sequence ATGCAAAAGATTTCGGGGGGTGTAATTGCTCCAAAGGGGTTTAGAGCAATTGGAGTTGCAGGAGGGATAAAATTATCTGGTAGGAAGGATATATCCTTGATAATATCCGATGTTAGTTGTGTTGCTGCAGGTGTTTTCACAACAAACATTTTCAAGGCTGCTCCTGTTATAGTAAGCCAAGAGATACTGGAGAAAAATCCAACAGATATAAGAGGTATTGTTGCAAACAGTGGTAATGCTAATTGTCTTACTGGCGAGAAAGGGATTAATGATGCGAGGGTTATGGGTATGATCGTCGAAGAAAAAATGGGTTTTGCTAAAAATACTGTACTTGTTGCATCAACGGGGATTATTGGAAAGTTCTTACCTATGGAAGTTGTTGAGTATGGTATAGCAAAAGCCTGCGATAAAATAAAACAGGAAAGCTCATCAATCTCTGCTGCCGAGGGGATAATGACAACCGATACAAGACCTAAAGAAGTTGCAGTTCAGTATATATCCGGTCTTGAAACATTCAAGATAGGAGCGATAGGAAAGGGAAGTGGTATGATAAACCCATCTATGGCAACTATGCTATGCTTCATAACGACTGATGTCAAAATATCAAAGGAATTACTACAAAGCGCGCTAAGTGAGACAGTTAAAGATACTTTTAATTCAATATCCGTTGACGGTGATATGAGCACAAATGATACCGTATTCATACTGGCAAGTGGTCTCTCGGAATTTACGGTCAATAAGAAGGATGAGAAGTATAAGATATTCGTTTCATACTTGAAAGAAGTGATGAATAGTATGGCACTTATGATAGTTGAAGATGGTGAGGGGATAACAAAAGTTATAAAAATAGAGGTTATAAACGCACGAAAGAAACAATCCGCAGAAAACATAGCAAGAAAGATTGCTAACTCTCTACTTGTCAAAACAATGTTTTTTGGTGAAAACCCCAACTGGGGACGAATAATATCTGCAATAGGTTCAACAAAAGAAAATATAGATCCTTACAAACTCAAAGTAGTTATAAACCAAAAAAAGATATACGACAAAGGAAGCTACATAGGATATCCAAGCAATGACATATTGAAAGAAAGATATATAAACCTGATAGTAGATCTCGGAATAGGCAAAGAGACATTTACATTATATACTAATGACTTAAGTTATGACTATATCAAGATAAACGCAGAATATACCTAA
- a CDS encoding phosphoglucosamine mutase — translation MTLKFTVSGLRGVWGKGLDLEIINDYLSSFIHYLKSKNDSSNTVVVARDTRKTSPLILDFVSSVLRSYGIRVINLGVLTTPLTLFAIRETKADGGVIITASHNPPEWNALKFVDRGGVFISQDVVNIISSFEKPRVSEWDQVGEEEEVRPDNILRRFINEVEKVIDTELIKNKKFRVGFDPVNGAGSIVGREILEYLGCKVFSINDDISKFPQRGTEPTQSTLKDLSKTVVENGCDIGFALDPDGDRLAVVSNDGEIPGEEFTLPISVFSALKYVSIGSYSKKIVINLSTSSLTEHIASKFGFEIIRSKVGEANVVSTLKEVNGFIGGEGNGGVIFPPINPARDSLVGMILILLLLAKENVKVSEVVSKLPTLEMVKTKTNSVISKEMIKDILDKIQNNYKLVESTDIDGNWFRFDKGWLHIRPSNTEPITRIIFEGDKEFVEYTKKVIENL, via the coding sequence ATGACTTTAAAATTTACTGTATCTGGTTTGAGAGGTGTTTGGGGCAAGGGATTAGACCTTGAGATAATAAATGACTACTTATCATCCTTTATACATTACCTCAAATCCAAGAATGATTCTAGCAACACAGTTGTAGTTGCCAGAGACACTAGGAAAACTAGTCCCTTAATACTAGACTTTGTATCATCTGTCTTGAGATCATACGGCATTAGGGTTATAAACCTTGGAGTGCTAACGACCCCTCTTACACTTTTCGCAATAAGAGAAACAAAAGCCGACGGTGGTGTAATAATTACAGCAAGTCATAATCCACCTGAATGGAACGCACTGAAGTTCGTTGATAGAGGTGGTGTTTTCATATCTCAAGATGTTGTTAATATTATATCTTCCTTTGAAAAACCAAGAGTTTCTGAATGGGACCAGGTAGGAGAAGAGGAAGAAGTAAGACCGGATAATATTTTAAGAAGATTCATAAACGAAGTTGAAAAAGTAATAGATACTGAACTGATAAAGAACAAGAAATTCAGAGTAGGCTTTGACCCTGTCAATGGAGCAGGAAGCATTGTTGGCAGAGAAATTCTTGAATACCTCGGTTGTAAGGTTTTTAGTATAAACGACGATATCTCAAAATTCCCTCAAAGAGGGACAGAACCTACTCAATCCACTTTGAAAGACTTATCAAAGACTGTAGTTGAAAATGGTTGTGATATAGGGTTTGCACTTGACCCTGACGGTGATAGGCTTGCAGTTGTCTCAAACGATGGAGAAATACCTGGAGAAGAATTTACATTACCTATTTCCGTATTCTCTGCACTGAAGTATGTTAGTATAGGTTCCTATTCAAAAAAGATTGTAATAAACCTTTCAACTTCTTCATTAACCGAACACATTGCCAGTAAATTTGGCTTTGAGATTATAAGAAGCAAGGTTGGAGAAGCTAATGTAGTAAGCACCCTAAAAGAAGTTAATGGTTTCATAGGTGGCGAAGGTAATGGTGGTGTTATATTCCCTCCTATCAATCCCGCAAGAGACAGTTTAGTAGGAATGATTCTAATACTACTCCTTCTAGCAAAGGAAAATGTGAAAGTTTCAGAAGTTGTTTCAAAACTCCCAACATTGGAGATGGTAAAAACTAAAACAAACAGTGTTATAAGTAAAGAGATGATTAAAGATATATTGGATAAAATCCAAAATAACTACAAACTCGTTGAATCTACAGACATTGATGGCAACTGGTTTAGGTTTGACAAAGGTTGGCTACACATAAGACCATCAAACACCGAACCAATTACAAGAATAATATTTGAAGGCGACAAGGAATTCGTTGAATACACTAAAAAAGTGATTGAGAATTTGTAG
- a CDS encoding DUF3782 domain-containing protein has product KKLLKQSRDLKDYISAQIGSLGQRWGIRAEKSISNFARELVKKWGGKVTKWRKEILIEIGNSKIIDTYEIDIVITNGEQRLVEVKSSCGTQDVIRFLKAVNFYEEETGVKGIEKIIVTFYITKEAKQVALQNGVNIITV; this is encoded by the coding sequence AAAAAACTTCTTAAACAATCAAGGGATTTAAAAGATTACATAAGTGCTCAAATTGGTTCGCTTGGTCAGAGGTGGGGAATAAGAGCAGAAAAATCTATATCAAACTTCGCAAGAGAACTCGTAAAAAAGTGGGGAGGAAAAGTTACAAAATGGAGGAAGGAAATATTGATTGAGATAGGAAACAGTAAAATCATTGACACCTACGAAATAGACATTGTAATAACTAATGGAGAACAAAGGCTTGTTGAAGTGAAATCAAGTTGTGGCACACAGGACGTAATCAGATTTCTCAAGGCTGTGAATTTCTACGAAGAAGAAACAGGTGTAAAAGGGATAGAAAAAATAATAGTCACCTTTTACATCACTAAAGAAGCAAAACAGGTTGCTTTACAAAACGGAGTAAACATTATAACAGTTTAG
- the ilvE gene encoding branched-chain-amino-acid transaminase has protein sequence MGNVVFVNGEYLDKDNAKISVFDKGFLYGDGVFEGIRAYDGRIFKFDEHIDRMFEGAKAIMLEPPYTKEEIKSIIIETCRKNDVKDAYIRPVLSRGIGDLGLNPFLAKKASFVVIVDKLVMYPDEIYTEGMSIIVASTARNSPNAVPPMIKSLNYLNNILAKIEAVNNGVPEAVMLNEDGFVSECTGDNIFIVKNGVLITPPKEAGILVGITRNEVIKIAKKNGIPFEEKLFSKMDLYVADEIFLTGTGAEVVPVSKVDKRIIGDGRPGKITKFILEEYRKLTRSEGTPIR, from the coding sequence ATGGGAAATGTCGTTTTTGTTAATGGTGAATATCTGGACAAGGACAATGCAAAAATAAGTGTCTTTGACAAAGGCTTCCTTTATGGAGATGGTGTCTTTGAAGGGATAAGGGCGTATGATGGAAGAATATTTAAGTTTGATGAACACATTGACAGGATGTTTGAAGGAGCGAAGGCTATAATGCTAGAGCCACCCTACACCAAAGAAGAAATAAAAAGTATTATCATTGAGACTTGTAGAAAGAATGATGTCAAGGATGCTTACATTCGCCCCGTGCTTTCAAGGGGCATCGGGGATCTTGGATTAAACCCCTTTCTAGCAAAGAAGGCTTCTTTTGTAGTGATTGTTGATAAGCTTGTTATGTATCCAGACGAGATATACACCGAAGGTATGAGTATAATAGTAGCATCTACCGCAAGAAACTCACCTAATGCTGTGCCCCCGATGATAAAGAGTTTGAACTATCTAAACAATATTCTCGCTAAAATAGAAGCAGTAAACAATGGCGTTCCTGAAGCAGTTATGCTCAACGAAGATGGGTTCGTTTCTGAATGCACTGGTGATAATATATTTATAGTTAAGAATGGTGTTCTAATTACTCCTCCTAAGGAAGCAGGAATATTGGTAGGTATAACTAGAAATGAAGTTATAAAGATTGCCAAGAAAAATGGAATACCATTTGAGGAAAAATTATTTTCTAAAATGGATCTGTATGTTGCCGATGAGATATTCCTGACAGGAACTGGTGCAGAGGTCGTGCCTGTATCAAAAGTAGATAAGAGGATAATAGGTGATGGAAGACCTGGAAAGATAACAAAATTCATTCTTGAGGAGTATAGAAAACTCACAAGATCTGAAGGAACACCAATAAGATAG